From the genome of Rhodoligotrophos appendicifer, one region includes:
- a CDS encoding peptidoglycan-binding domain-containing protein has protein sequence MSAPDRAGVGWLHQLIRTACFFLAISLSFPSLAQDGRAPLTSAGTLAITGFSGTSAERGGFLSDAPGLDETMIDLNGGSLKVFDISAAQGKPDAQMFDRPPLLSISARDIGQVFGLALDDAEAPNIYATATSAFGLQIVHPDKGGKIARIKTGEPGAIWMPGQFGQGGGPGSVWRIDGRTGQVTLFTTIGQSDRGNSGPGLGNISFDKTHQQFFVSDLDTGLIHRLDISGKDLGSFDHGTKGREAARLAPVVDDSVAADIAAATFDAEDPDSWGFTAPGRRVWGLTYHQKRLYYAVWEGPQVWSVGIDENGDFTQDIRHEFDVKSTPKTYPISDLAFDGEGRLYVAQRGEIRSRYDYGTFALPRKSQVLRFSRDGAEGPWRTEPEAFAIGFPATHQNAAGGISLGYGYDDQGKLNTKECWGTIWATGDSLRQSGSEQERLAKNGPAVVHGAQGFSASLEGNESVPPFKSYFLDFDGRFDDPNRAGHVGDVAAVQLCGSTEDGLVVSDNGESPETPAAPVSGPTDPEASRRASAPLVDQYGNPVGKPTTQEPAQSAAPAVASKAEPSPGQTPNAPPQRALTSPPPTPRSVELAPPFDLSLSVRAGLERCASEFGCPFSIIIANNGPGPYRGPLAIAEEVDTAVATLADWSPRKWSCNRRETTFLCTHPEITIEPGGMVTLRLEFVPWRVPARLLQNCARLAWEDGMFHGRTTLVQQNLTMLGYEPGAADGLDGSRTQQAVGAYRADRKMSGTGSIGPDLLKEMYGRWGTGDLNGAGDRDCASVDLRRQNRNVSVAPRCDETSVLIKGRCVSQQALCGGGRNFQAAGNLCSCPSQSPLWDVRNGQCISYESPKRTSIAIGEPAETDPADATDLRREDDAADQAGKDAPQTTPRNVARPRVAPTSKDEVLPAENHPAEVTLPDTAVAPGDGEQIPCPGDQGWNVTAKQCTCPQDKPIWDKTLTRCVSAGVEPPKPQIQVCSGNRVWSDEKTTCVCPPDKPSWNAADQSCS, from the coding sequence ATGTCTGCACCTGACCGTGCCGGAGTCGGTTGGCTGCATCAGCTCATCCGCACCGCCTGCTTTTTTCTCGCGATTTCCCTCTCTTTTCCCAGCCTCGCTCAGGATGGTCGAGCACCGTTGACTTCGGCGGGAACCCTGGCGATCACCGGGTTCTCGGGGACATCGGCGGAACGAGGTGGCTTCTTAAGCGACGCACCCGGTCTCGACGAGACAATGATCGATCTCAATGGTGGATCGCTTAAGGTTTTCGATATTTCTGCAGCGCAGGGGAAACCCGATGCGCAAATGTTCGATCGTCCTCCACTGCTGTCGATTTCGGCCAGAGACATCGGGCAGGTCTTCGGATTGGCACTTGATGATGCTGAGGCCCCTAACATCTATGCAACTGCGACGTCGGCGTTTGGGCTCCAAATTGTGCATCCGGACAAGGGCGGCAAAATTGCACGCATCAAGACGGGCGAGCCGGGTGCCATCTGGATGCCCGGGCAGTTCGGCCAAGGGGGCGGGCCCGGAAGCGTTTGGCGCATCGATGGCCGAACGGGACAGGTGACACTGTTCACAACGATCGGCCAGAGCGACCGAGGCAATAGCGGGCCAGGGCTCGGGAACATTTCTTTCGACAAGACGCACCAGCAGTTCTTTGTCTCAGACCTCGATACGGGTCTGATTCACCGCCTGGACATCTCTGGAAAAGATCTCGGCAGCTTCGATCACGGGACGAAGGGGAGAGAGGCAGCAAGGCTGGCTCCCGTCGTCGATGATAGCGTTGCGGCAGATATTGCCGCTGCGACCTTCGATGCAGAGGATCCCGACAGTTGGGGATTCACAGCACCGGGACGTCGAGTTTGGGGGCTGACCTACCACCAGAAACGGCTCTATTATGCCGTCTGGGAGGGGCCTCAGGTCTGGTCCGTCGGTATTGACGAGAATGGCGACTTCACCCAGGACATCAGGCACGAGTTCGACGTTAAATCCACTCCCAAGACCTACCCTATTTCCGACCTCGCCTTTGACGGGGAAGGCCGGCTGTACGTGGCGCAGAGAGGAGAGATTCGCTCTCGATATGATTATGGAACGTTCGCCTTACCGCGAAAGTCCCAAGTTCTTCGCTTCAGCCGCGATGGCGCCGAGGGTCCTTGGAGGACAGAGCCAGAAGCATTCGCCATCGGTTTTCCCGCAACTCATCAGAATGCCGCCGGCGGCATTAGCCTCGGCTATGGATATGACGATCAGGGAAAACTCAACACCAAGGAGTGCTGGGGGACAATTTGGGCCACGGGCGACAGTTTGCGGCAAAGTGGAAGTGAGCAAGAACGGCTAGCCAAGAATGGTCCGGCGGTCGTTCACGGTGCACAGGGCTTCTCCGCGTCACTAGAAGGCAATGAAAGCGTCCCTCCCTTCAAAAGCTATTTTCTTGATTTTGATGGTCGGTTCGATGATCCCAACAGGGCGGGCCACGTCGGTGACGTGGCGGCAGTCCAATTGTGCGGCAGCACCGAGGATGGTCTGGTCGTCTCTGACAACGGCGAATCTCCGGAAACGCCCGCGGCTCCCGTCAGTGGCCCGACGGATCCTGAGGCTTCGAGGAGGGCATCCGCCCCCCTGGTGGATCAATACGGCAATCCAGTCGGCAAACCAACGACTCAAGAGCCTGCGCAAAGCGCGGCACCGGCAGTCGCCAGCAAGGCTGAGCCCAGCCCCGGCCAGACGCCAAATGCGCCTCCGCAACGCGCTCTAACGTCGCCACCTCCGACACCGCGCTCTGTTGAGTTGGCGCCCCCTTTCGATCTCAGCCTCTCCGTGCGCGCCGGCCTTGAGCGCTGTGCAAGTGAGTTTGGCTGCCCATTCAGCATCATTATTGCCAATAATGGTCCCGGGCCCTATCGGGGGCCGCTCGCGATTGCCGAAGAGGTCGATACGGCAGTGGCCACGCTTGCCGACTGGTCACCCCGAAAGTGGTCCTGTAATCGCCGAGAAACGACATTCCTCTGCACACATCCGGAGATCACAATCGAACCCGGCGGCATGGTAACACTGCGGCTCGAATTCGTGCCCTGGCGGGTACCCGCCAGGCTTCTTCAGAATTGTGCTCGCTTGGCCTGGGAAGATGGAATGTTCCATGGCCGGACCACACTTGTGCAGCAGAATCTTACAATGCTCGGGTATGAGCCGGGGGCGGCAGATGGTCTAGATGGATCCCGCACCCAACAGGCGGTCGGAGCCTATCGCGCAGACAGAAAGATGTCCGGCACGGGTTCAATCGGACCCGATCTGTTGAAGGAGATGTATGGGCGCTGGGGCACCGGAGACCTCAATGGAGCCGGCGACCGGGACTGCGCCAGCGTGGATCTACGCCGGCAAAATCGTAACGTTTCAGTTGCCCCTCGGTGCGACGAAACATCCGTCCTCATCAAGGGTCGGTGTGTCAGCCAACAGGCCCTATGCGGCGGAGGACGGAACTTCCAGGCTGCAGGCAATCTCTGCTCCTGTCCGAGCCAAAGTCCGCTTTGGGATGTCCGGAACGGACAATGCATTTCGTATGAATCACCTAAACGCACATCGATCGCTATTGGAGAGCCGGCTGAGACAGACCCTGCCGATGCTACCGACCTGAGACGCGAAGACGATGCAGCCGATCAGGCCGGTAAGGATGCACCGCAGACAACCCCTCGAAACGTGGCTCGCCCCCGGGTTGCGCCGACCTCCAAAGATGAGGTCTTACCAGCGGAGAATCATCCGGCTGAGGTGACACTCCCAGATACCGCCGTAGCCCCGGGGGACGGCGAGCAGATCCCCTGCCCCGGGGACCAAGGCTGGAATGTAACGGCGAAGCAATGCACATGTCCCCAGGACAAGCCGATCTGGGATAAGACGCTTACGCGATGTGTGTCCGCCGGAGTTGAGCCACCCAAGCCGCAAATACAAGTCTGCAGCGGGAATCGGGTCTGGAGCGATGAGAAAACCACCTGCGTATGCCCGCCCGATAAACCTTCCTGGAACGCGGCCGACCAAAGCTGCTCTTAA
- a CDS encoding TetR family transcriptional regulator C-terminal domain-containing protein — protein MRYIGAGPGGPSTRRTYSREDPQVRRQELIEATFRCLGKHGHARTSVRVIAAEAGVSPGLIRHHFGEKKQLISATYRYASDLLFNHIKNAVDAVDGDDWAKLTTFIEAGFTPPILSKDYITVRFVLWGVAMTDAVIRQVHSEVNQRYRRLMSRLLTDVVGPRMTDQEVKNVTAALAALQNGLWLDWCLNPRQATPADLRETALQLVRQHVTVAH, from the coding sequence ATGCGCTATATCGGCGCGGGGCCGGGGGGGCCCAGCACACGTCGCACCTATTCGCGGGAAGATCCGCAGGTGCGGCGGCAGGAATTAATCGAAGCGACCTTCCGTTGTTTGGGGAAACATGGCCATGCTCGGACGAGCGTGAGAGTCATTGCGGCCGAGGCAGGCGTTTCGCCGGGGCTGATCCGCCATCATTTTGGTGAGAAGAAGCAGCTGATCTCCGCAACCTATCGGTATGCTTCGGACCTGCTATTCAATCACATCAAGAATGCGGTTGACGCAGTCGATGGTGACGATTGGGCAAAACTCACCACGTTCATCGAGGCCGGTTTCACCCCACCGATCCTCAGCAAGGACTATATCACGGTCCGGTTCGTCCTGTGGGGGGTGGCCATGACAGATGCCGTCATTCGCCAGGTCCACAGCGAGGTCAATCAGAGATACAGGCGGCTCATGTCACGTCTCCTTACGGATGTCGTGGGACCCCGTATGACGGACCAAGAGGTCAAGAACGTCACGGCCGCCCTCGCAGCATTGCAAAACGGACTCTGGCTGGACTGGTGCCTCAATCCGCGGCAGGCGACTCCCGCCGATCTCCGAGAGACCGCGTTGCAACTCGTGCGACAGCATGTGACGGTTGCTCATTAG
- a CDS encoding multidrug efflux RND transporter permease subunit → MAFTDIFIKRPVLATVVSLMILLVGLGAMFSLQIRQYPELTNTTITITTTYPGANADLIKGFITTPIQQAVASTEGIDTLVSSSSQNISTVTLNLLLNADPDRAATDVLSKVNQVKGQLPAESNDPIVVKQTGDAFALMYIGFNSEAMTGSQITDYLTRVVQPKLQTINGVSNAEILGGQTFAMRAWLKPDRMAALGVTPIDVATALAANNFTSAAGQVKGDFVQTTINADTSLASASAFSQLIIKQKGDALVRLGTIADIELGPQNSDTSSVFGGLKAVFMGVKAAPTANPLTVIQAVREALPGIQAELPQGMKASIAYDATTFIDASIEEVIKTLVEAAVIVVVVIFLFLGNLRSTLIPIVTIPLSLIGVMVILLALGYSINLLTLLALVLAIGLVVDDAIVVVENIYRHIEAGMTPYDASIKGAREIALPVVAMTVTLAAVYAPIGFTTGLTGALFREFAFALAGSVIVSGIVALTLSPMLCSKLLNAKTGETRFTKFLDRFFEGLKVRYQRRLEGALNARAAVVVVLVGVVIASGILYSTSQKELAPDEDQGFIFGIISAPQYANLDYLEHYTEQMGKAFQSVPEYANYFMINGSAGVQQAIGGLLLKPWSERTRSVAQILQELQGKIAAIPGVQALAISPPALPGSTGGAPLQFVITTTGDYQQLAEVAQQLQTAANESGLFLFTDIDLRFALPQVELQIDHDKANRLGINMREIGAGLATMLGGNYVNRFNLSGRSYEVIPQVPREFRLTADWLKRYEVRTASGTMVPLSTIATITKSVQPNALTTFQQLNSATLSGVPFPGQTQGDVLAFLQDRAEEIFPEGYTYDYAGESRQYIQEGNTLVYTFIFALIVIFLVLAAQFESFRDPLIILIALPTSMFGALLPIAMIPQLTSINIYTQIGLVTLIGLISKHGILMVEFANRLQEEEGLSKREAILHAAAVRLRPILMTTAAMVVAMVPLLIAEGAGARSRFDIGLVIAAGMTIGTLFTLFVTPAIYTYIARDHRAARDLARQREGFSSPVPDSPPSHA, encoded by the coding sequence ATGGCGTTCACCGACATCTTCATCAAAAGGCCTGTCCTGGCCACTGTCGTCAGCCTGATGATCCTCCTCGTTGGGCTCGGCGCGATGTTCAGCCTGCAGATCCGTCAATATCCGGAACTGACCAACACCACGATCACGATCACCACGACCTATCCTGGCGCGAACGCGGACCTGATCAAGGGGTTCATCACCACCCCCATTCAGCAGGCGGTGGCCAGCACCGAGGGCATCGACACTTTGGTCTCGTCGTCGAGCCAGAACATTTCGACTGTCACGCTGAATTTGCTTTTGAACGCTGACCCTGACCGCGCGGCAACAGACGTCTTGTCGAAGGTCAATCAGGTGAAAGGTCAGCTCCCGGCGGAATCGAACGATCCAATCGTGGTGAAGCAAACCGGCGACGCCTTTGCCCTGATGTATATCGGCTTCAATAGCGAGGCGATGACTGGGTCACAGATCACCGACTATCTCACACGCGTTGTGCAACCGAAACTGCAGACCATCAACGGAGTGTCCAATGCGGAGATTCTCGGTGGCCAGACCTTTGCGATGCGAGCGTGGCTGAAGCCGGACCGGATGGCCGCTCTTGGTGTGACTCCTATCGACGTCGCCACGGCACTAGCTGCCAACAACTTCACCAGCGCCGCGGGTCAGGTGAAAGGCGATTTCGTCCAAACAACGATTAACGCCGACACCTCCCTCGCAAGTGCCAGCGCCTTCTCCCAGTTGATTATCAAGCAGAAGGGCGACGCCCTGGTGCGTCTCGGAACCATCGCGGATATCGAGCTCGGGCCGCAGAATTCGGATACGAGTTCTGTGTTTGGAGGGCTGAAGGCCGTCTTTATGGGCGTCAAGGCAGCGCCGACTGCGAATCCTTTGACTGTAATCCAGGCGGTAAGGGAAGCTTTGCCTGGGATACAGGCCGAGCTGCCACAAGGAATGAAAGCATCGATCGCCTACGATGCGACGACGTTCATTGATGCTTCCATCGAGGAGGTGATTAAAACCCTCGTCGAAGCGGCGGTCATCGTCGTCGTGGTGATCTTTCTGTTTCTGGGCAATCTACGTTCCACACTGATCCCGATCGTCACCATTCCGCTCTCCCTGATCGGGGTGATGGTGATCCTCCTCGCGCTTGGTTATTCCATCAACCTCCTCACTTTGCTAGCCCTGGTGCTGGCGATCGGCCTTGTCGTGGACGACGCGATTGTCGTGGTGGAGAATATCTATCGGCACATCGAAGCTGGCATGACGCCTTACGACGCCTCAATCAAAGGTGCGCGGGAGATTGCGTTGCCGGTCGTCGCGATGACCGTAACTCTCGCGGCGGTCTATGCGCCGATCGGCTTCACGACTGGGCTAACAGGAGCCCTGTTCCGAGAATTCGCGTTTGCCCTTGCCGGGTCGGTGATCGTCTCGGGGATTGTGGCCCTGACCCTTTCGCCCATGCTTTGTTCAAAGCTGCTCAATGCGAAGACCGGTGAAACACGGTTCACCAAGTTTCTTGATCGATTTTTCGAAGGACTCAAAGTGCGCTATCAGCGCCGCCTTGAAGGTGCTTTGAACGCCAGGGCTGCGGTGGTCGTGGTGCTGGTCGGTGTCGTGATCGCGAGCGGTATCCTCTATTCCACGTCGCAGAAGGAACTCGCCCCTGATGAGGATCAGGGGTTTATCTTCGGCATTATCTCAGCGCCTCAATACGCCAACCTCGACTATCTCGAACATTACACGGAGCAGATGGGCAAGGCGTTTCAATCGGTTCCGGAATATGCAAACTACTTTATGATCAATGGTTCGGCGGGCGTCCAGCAGGCCATAGGGGGATTGCTGCTCAAGCCCTGGAGCGAGCGCACGCGCTCCGTCGCACAGATCCTGCAGGAGTTGCAGGGGAAGATCGCCGCCATCCCGGGGGTTCAGGCCCTGGCCATTTCCCCGCCGGCCTTGCCAGGTTCCACTGGCGGCGCGCCGCTGCAATTCGTCATCACCACGACCGGCGATTATCAGCAATTGGCAGAAGTTGCCCAGCAATTGCAAACCGCCGCCAACGAAAGCGGCTTATTTCTGTTTACGGACATCGATCTACGCTTCGCCCTGCCGCAGGTCGAGCTTCAGATCGACCACGATAAGGCCAATCGGCTGGGCATCAACATGCGCGAGATCGGAGCGGGTCTCGCGACGATGCTGGGGGGGAATTACGTAAATCGCTTCAATTTGAGCGGCCGTTCATACGAGGTGATCCCTCAGGTTCCCCGTGAGTTCCGGCTGACTGCCGATTGGCTCAAGCGCTACGAAGTGCGCACGGCGTCTGGCACCATGGTCCCCCTGTCGACCATAGCGACTATCACCAAGTCGGTGCAGCCAAATGCCTTGACGACGTTCCAACAGCTCAATTCAGCGACCTTGTCCGGAGTGCCGTTTCCCGGGCAGACCCAGGGTGACGTTTTGGCATTCCTGCAAGACAGGGCTGAGGAGATTTTTCCCGAAGGATACACTTACGACTACGCGGGCGAGAGCCGACAATACATTCAAGAGGGCAACACCCTCGTCTACACCTTTATCTTTGCGCTGATCGTGATCTTCTTGGTATTGGCCGCGCAATTTGAGAGCTTTCGTGACCCGCTGATCATCCTGATCGCCCTGCCCACCTCAATGTTCGGTGCTTTGCTGCCAATCGCCATGATACCGCAGCTGACCAGCATCAATATCTATACGCAGATAGGCTTGGTGACCCTTATTGGCCTGATCTCGAAACACGGCATCTTGATGGTGGAGTTTGCCAATCGGCTGCAGGAGGAGGAGGGGTTGTCCAAGCGTGAGGCCATACTGCACGCTGCCGCTGTACGTTTGCGACCCATCCTCATGACGACCGCCGCCATGGTGGTCGCCATGGTGCCATTGCTGATCGCCGAGGGTGCAGGTGCCCGCAGCCGCTTCGATATCGGCCTTGTCATCGCTGCCGGCATGACCATTGGCACTCTCTTCACGTTATTTGTAACTCCGGCGATCTACACTTATATCGCTCGCGATCATCGGGCTGCACGTGACCTTGCTCGCCAGCGGGAAGGATTCTCCAGCCCAGTTCCTGACTCACCTCCTTCTCATGCCTAA
- a CDS encoding efflux RND transporter periplasmic adaptor subunit translates to MIKRFLIVSVLVVAVVGGIGYYKLVFEPNLVKQFIAAAPRPTVTVSAEAARSENWRSRVQAIGSTRAAKGIEVASEVSGRITSINFNSGEDVAEGVPLVQLDDSLERADLKNNLASLKGAQFAFDRQNELFLNRTASKAAFDDALAARDSAAANVEHTQAAIDKKLIKAPFSGRLGLRLVDVGQYVSPGTPFVALHALDPIYVDFPIPEQDIAAIKPGQEVEVTFDAFPSRTFSGQIESIDSRVSAETRTMLIRASLPNPEKILVPGMFANVSVLAGDEQTIVTVPRTAVNYSLYGDTIYVLVPESAAKEKNGEPISEKKSGVVDSAQAQEAVAPAPTSPNVYLVERRTVKTGATIGDRIQVVEGIKEGELVATSGQNKLQNGIKAAVNNDNPLSPQAERPRG, encoded by the coding sequence ATGATCAAACGCTTTCTGATCGTCAGCGTCCTTGTCGTCGCTGTAGTGGGCGGCATTGGATACTACAAGCTGGTATTCGAGCCCAATTTGGTGAAGCAGTTCATCGCTGCGGCACCGAGGCCGACCGTCACGGTTTCAGCGGAGGCGGCCCGTTCCGAAAATTGGCGCTCTCGGGTTCAGGCGATAGGATCTACGCGCGCAGCCAAGGGCATTGAGGTTGCCTCCGAGGTTAGCGGCCGGATCACCTCAATCAATTTCAACTCAGGCGAGGATGTCGCGGAGGGAGTACCGCTTGTGCAGCTCGACGATTCCCTGGAGCGCGCGGATCTGAAGAACAACCTGGCCAGCCTTAAAGGGGCGCAATTTGCTTTTGACCGCCAGAACGAGCTGTTCCTGAACCGCACTGCATCCAAGGCAGCCTTCGATGATGCTCTGGCGGCCCGCGATTCTGCCGCTGCCAATGTCGAACATACCCAGGCCGCAATCGACAAGAAGCTGATCAAAGCTCCTTTTTCGGGGCGCCTTGGCCTTCGGCTGGTCGACGTTGGTCAATATGTGAGCCCTGGAACGCCCTTTGTCGCTTTGCATGCCCTTGACCCGATTTACGTCGACTTCCCCATTCCTGAGCAAGACATTGCCGCCATTAAGCCTGGTCAAGAAGTCGAGGTGACCTTCGATGCATTTCCGAGCCGAACGTTCTCGGGTCAGATTGAATCGATTGATAGCCGGGTAAGTGCTGAGACGCGCACCATGTTGATTAGGGCGAGCCTACCCAATCCCGAAAAGATTCTTGTGCCCGGAATGTTTGCCAATGTTTCGGTGCTCGCAGGCGACGAGCAGACCATTGTGACAGTACCCCGGACGGCTGTGAATTACAGTCTCTATGGCGACACCATCTATGTCCTGGTTCCTGAAAGTGCAGCCAAAGAGAAGAACGGCGAACCCATCTCCGAGAAAAAATCAGGCGTTGTCGATAGCGCCCAAGCGCAGGAAGCAGTCGCGCCTGCTCCGACATCACCCAATGTGTATTTGGTCGAGAGACGTACAGTGAAAACGGGTGCCACGATTGGGGATCGAATCCAGGTCGTGGAAGGCATCAAAGAAGGCGAACTTGTCGCCACATCGGGTCAGAACAAGCTGCAAAATGGGATAAAGGCCGCAGTCAACAACGATAATCCCTTATCGCCGCAGGCTGAGCGGCCGAGGGGCTGA
- a CDS encoding ABC transporter ATP-binding protein, producing the protein MNAIIEVTDVTKRFASLVAVDHCTLRVEQGSITGLIGPNGAGKSTLFNIIAGALAPESGTVKLAGRDVTGWSPHDLFTAGLVRTFQIPHEFSHMTTFENLMMVPSGQAGENLWSAWFRPGTVRYQEMQSRKRVEEVLAFLKLAHVKNELAGNLSGGQKKLLELGRTMMTEARVVLLDEIAAGVNRTLLQDLAANIQRLNRELGYTFLVIEHDMDLIARLCNPVIVMAQGSVMTEGPIEQIQADPRVIEAYFGGAPKRERHVA; encoded by the coding sequence ATGAACGCAATTATCGAAGTGACTGACGTCACGAAGCGCTTTGCGAGTTTGGTCGCCGTGGATCACTGCACATTGCGGGTGGAGCAAGGGTCCATTACGGGTCTCATCGGTCCCAACGGTGCAGGAAAGTCCACACTGTTCAATATTATCGCGGGCGCTCTTGCACCCGAAAGCGGTACCGTCAAGCTCGCCGGACGTGATGTGACGGGCTGGTCGCCGCATGATTTGTTCACTGCCGGTCTGGTTCGGACGTTTCAAATCCCTCACGAATTCTCACATATGACGACCTTCGAAAACCTGATGATGGTGCCCTCCGGCCAAGCGGGGGAAAACCTGTGGTCGGCTTGGTTTCGGCCCGGAACAGTTCGTTACCAGGAGATGCAGAGCCGGAAGCGCGTGGAGGAGGTGCTCGCCTTTCTCAAGCTCGCACATGTGAAAAACGAGCTGGCGGGAAACCTCTCCGGTGGTCAAAAAAAGCTGCTCGAGCTTGGCCGGACCATGATGACTGAGGCCCGCGTCGTCCTGCTGGACGAAATCGCCGCAGGTGTCAATCGAACGCTGCTCCAGGATCTTGCCGCCAATATTCAGAGACTTAATCGGGAGCTCGGCTACACCTTTCTTGTCATAGAGCACGACATGGACCTGATCGCTCGCCTATGCAATCCGGTGATTGTGATGGCGCAGGGAAGCGTAATGACCGAAGGCCCCATCGAACAAATCCAGGCCGATCCGCGTGTCATCGAAGCCTATTTCGGCGGCGCACCGAAGCGCGAGAGACATGTGGCATGA
- a CDS encoding ABC transporter ATP-binding protein translates to MSLIEATGLHAGYGGMNILNGVSIDIEAHEIGVIVGPNGAGKSTTLKALFGLLSVTEGTVRFNGRDITNAQADRLVPLGMSYVPQENNVFVTLTVEENLEMGAFIRRDKFRHLIDYVYEIFEPLKAKRRQPAGELSGGQRQMVAIGRALMTEPKLLLLDEPTAGLSPLYMSEIFDRIIAINGQGVGVLMVEQNAKQALALAHKGFVLAGGQNRFTDTGPNLLSDPDVAKSFLGG, encoded by the coding sequence ATGAGCCTGATTGAGGCGACCGGTCTGCATGCCGGGTATGGCGGCATGAACATCCTCAACGGCGTGTCGATCGATATCGAAGCCCATGAGATTGGAGTCATCGTCGGCCCCAACGGTGCTGGAAAGTCGACGACATTGAAGGCCCTGTTCGGACTGCTTTCCGTCACCGAAGGGACAGTGCGGTTCAACGGGCGCGACATCACGAATGCCCAGGCAGATCGTCTGGTGCCCTTGGGAATGTCTTACGTGCCGCAGGAGAACAACGTTTTCGTGACCCTCACCGTCGAGGAGAATCTCGAAATGGGCGCGTTCATCAGGCGCGATAAGTTCCGACACCTCATCGACTATGTGTATGAGATCTTCGAGCCGTTGAAGGCTAAACGCCGTCAGCCGGCTGGGGAGTTGTCTGGCGGTCAGCGTCAGATGGTGGCGATCGGTAGGGCGTTAATGACGGAGCCCAAGCTGCTGCTCCTTGATGAGCCGACGGCTGGCTTGTCGCCCCTCTACATGTCCGAGATCTTTGATCGGATCATTGCGATCAATGGTCAGGGGGTAGGCGTGCTCATGGTGGAGCAGAACGCCAAGCAAGCCCTCGCATTGGCGCATAAAGGGTTCGTGCTGGCGGGCGGCCAGAACCGTTTCACGGATACGGGGCCAAACCTGCTTTCCGATCCCGACGTCGCCAAAAGTTTTCTCGGAGGTTGA
- a CDS encoding branched-chain amino acid ABC transporter permease, whose protein sequence is MNELAFFINKVLVAGTIIGSIYALGAIGVTLVYSILRFAHFAHGDMMTAGAFISFLVSLFLATVGFNPPVLAVYLALPIAMVATAVLAILLDRGFYKPLRDAGAKPVVLVMASIGVMLMMQGLIRVFGGTQSRDMYITGRKEVYQIPLPLGPGRNLIITEPQLFLILFTIIAVIALHLFLTRARLGKAMRAMSDNLMLAKVSGIDTERVVWATWAIGGGLAALAGTMLALDVTLKPDLSFNILLPIFAAAIVGGIGQPYGAILGGFVVGFAETLAVFNWAILLRPFRETWIGALDLPTQIALVPTEYKLIVPFVILVMILISRPTGIMKGRVL, encoded by the coding sequence GTGAACGAACTCGCATTCTTCATCAACAAGGTGCTGGTCGCGGGCACGATCATCGGGTCGATTTACGCACTGGGAGCGATTGGCGTCACCCTGGTCTATTCAATTTTACGCTTTGCGCATTTCGCGCATGGCGACATGATGACCGCGGGGGCCTTTATCAGTTTCCTGGTCTCTCTGTTCCTCGCCACGGTCGGCTTTAATCCACCAGTGCTCGCAGTCTATCTTGCGCTGCCGATCGCCATGGTGGCCACGGCGGTGTTGGCTATCCTACTTGATCGCGGTTTCTATAAACCGCTACGAGATGCGGGTGCCAAGCCCGTGGTATTGGTGATGGCGTCCATCGGTGTAATGCTGATGATGCAGGGCCTCATCCGCGTCTTCGGTGGCACCCAGTCGCGCGACATGTACATTACCGGTCGAAAGGAGGTCTATCAGATTCCCCTCCCCCTGGGCCCCGGCCGCAACCTCATCATTACCGAGCCTCAGCTCTTCCTGATCCTGTTCACCATTATCGCCGTGATCGCATTGCATCTGTTTCTGACCCGTGCGCGGCTCGGCAAAGCCATGCGTGCGATGTCCGATAATCTCATGTTGGCTAAGGTTTCCGGCATCGACACGGAGCGCGTGGTCTGGGCCACATGGGCGATCGGCGGCGGCCTTGCCGCTCTTGCCGGCACCATGCTGGCCCTGGACGTGACGCTCAAACCGGATTTGTCCTTCAACATTCTCCTGCCGATTTTCGCAGCAGCGATCGTTGGGGGCATTGGTCAACCCTATGGCGCAATCCTCGGAGGCTTCGTCGTCGGCTTTGCAGAGACCCTTGCAGTCTTCAACTGGGCAATCCTGCTGAGACCGTTCCGGGAGACCTGGATTGGCGCTCTGGACCTGCCGACGCAGATCGCGTTGGTGCCCACGGAGTACAAATTGATCGTGCCGTTCGTCATCCTCGTCATGATTCTGATCTCAAGGCCTACGGGAATCATGAAGGGGAGAGTGCTATGA